The Diospyros lotus chloroplast, complete genome genome has a window encoding:
- the rpl22 gene encoding ribosomal protein L22, with protein sequence MLKKRQTEVYAVGQHIPMSAHKAQRVIDQIRGRSYEETLMILELMPYRACYPIFKLFYSAAANASYILDSEKTNLIISKAQVHKGTTVKKFKPRARGRCFPIKRSTCHISIVVKDISLEEYIEVDFLPWSKKPGWKKKYSNMIDHNMYSSEGVWDKK encoded by the coding sequence ATGCTAAAAAAGAGACAAACAGAAGTATACGCTGTAGGTCAACATATACCTATGTCTGCTCATAAAGCGCAAAGAGTAATCGATCAAATTCGTGGACGTTCCTATGAGGAAACACTTATGATACTAGAACTCATGCCTTATCGAGCATGTTATCCCATTTTTAAATTGTTTTATTCTGCAGCAGCAAATGCTAGTTACATTCTGGATTCCGAAAAAACCAATTTAATAATTAGTAAAGCCCAAGTCCACAAGGGTACTACCGTGAAGAAATTCAAACCTCGAGCTCGAGGACGTTGTTTTCCGATAAAAAGATCTACTTGTCATATAAGTATTGTTGTGAAAGATATATCTTTAGAGGAATATATAGAGGTAGACTTTCTCCCATGGTCAAAAAAACCTGGATGGAAAAAGAAGTATAGCAATATGATAGACCATAATATGTATAGTAGTGAGGGAGTATGGGACAAAAAATAA
- the rps19 gene encoding ribosomal protein S19 has translation MTRSLKKNPFVANHLLRKINKLNTKAEKEIIVTWSRASTILPIMIGHTIAIHNGKEHLPIYITDRMVGHKLGEFAPTLNFRGHAKGDNRSRR, from the coding sequence GTGACACGTTCACTAAAAAAAAATCCTTTTGTAGCCAATCATTTATTAAGAAAAATTAATAAGCTTAACACAAAAGCAGAAAAGGAAATAATAGTAACTTGGTCCCGGGCATCTACCATTTTACCTATAATGATCGGCCATACTATTGCTATCCATAATGGAAAAGAGCATTTACCTATTTATATAACAGACCGTATGGTAGGTCACAAATTGGGAGAATTTGCACCTACTTTAAATTTCCGAGGACACGCGAAAGGCGATAATAGATCTCGTCGTTAA
- the rps3 gene encoding ribosomal protein S3 yields MGQKINPLGFRLGTTQGHHSLWFAQPKNYSEGLEEDQKIRDYIKNYVQKNMRISSGIEGIARIEIQKRIDLIQVIIYMGFPKLLIESRPRGIEELQMNLQKEFHCVNRKLNIAITRIAKPYGNPNILAEFIAGQLKNRVSFRKAMKKAIELTEQADTKGIQVQIAGRIDGKEIARVEWIREGRVPLQTIRAKIDYCSYTVRTIYGVLGIKIWIFIDEE; encoded by the coding sequence ATGGGACAAAAAATAAATCCACTTGGTTTCAGACTTGGTACAACCCAAGGTCATCATTCCCTTTGGTTTGCACAACCAAAAAACTATTCCGAAGGTCTAGAAGAAGATCAAAAAATACGAGATTATATCAAAAATTATGTTCAAAAGAATATGAGAATATCTTCTGGCATTGAGGGAATTGCACGTATAGAGATTCAAAAAAGAATCGATCTAATCCAAGTCATAATCTATATGGGATTCCCAAAGTTATTAATAGAAAGTAGACCGCGAGGAATCGAAGAATTACAGATGAATTTACAAAAAGAATTTCATTGTGTAAACCGAAAACTGAACATTGCTATCACAAGAATTGCAAAACCTTATGGAAACCCTAATATTCTTGCCGAATTTATAGCCGGACAATTAAAAAATAGAGTTTCATTTCGAAAAGCAATGAAAAAGGCTATTGAATTAACTGAACAAGCAGATACAAAAGGAATTCAAGTACAAATTGCAGGGCGTATCGATGGAAAAGAAATTGCACGTGTCGAATGGATCAGAGAAGGTAGGGTTCCCCTACAAACCATTCGAGCTAAAATTGATTATTGTTCCTATACAGTTCGAACTATCTATGGGGTATTAGGTATCAAAATTTGGATATTTATTGACGAGGAATAA
- the rpl2 gene encoding ribosomal protein L2 yields MAIHLYKTSNPSTRNGTVDSQVKSNPRNNLIYGQHRCGKGRNARGIITARHRGGGHKRLYRKIDFRRNEKNIYGRIVTIEYDPNRNAYICLIHYGDGEKRYILHPRGAIIGDTIVSGTEVPIKMGNALPLTDMPLGTAIHNIEITLGKGGQFVRAAGAVAKLIAKEGKSATLKLPSGEVRLISKNCSATVGQVGNVGVNQKSLGRAGSKRWLGKRPVVRGVVMNPVDHPHGGGEGRAPIGRKKPTTPWGYPALGRRSRKRNKYSDNLILRRRSK; encoded by the exons ATGGCGATACATTTATACAAAACTTCTAACCCGAGCACACGCAATGGAACCGTAGACAGTCAAGTGAAATCCAATCCACGAAATAATTTGATCTATGGACAGCATCGTTGTGGTAAAGGTCGTAATGCCAGAGGAATCATTACCGCAAGGCATAGAGGGGGAGGTCATAAGCGTCTATACCGTAAAATCGATTTTCGACGGAATGAAAAAAACATATATGGTAGAATCGTAACCATAGAATACGACCCTAATCGAAATGCATACATTTGTCTCATACACTATGGGGATGGTGAGAAGAGATATATTTTACATCCCAGAGGGGCTATAATTGGGGATACCATTGTTTCTGGTACAGAAGTTCCTATAAAAATGGGAAATGCCCTACCTTTG ACCGATATGCCCTTAGGCACGGCCATACATAACATAGAAATCACACTTGGAAAGGGTGGACAATTCGTTAGAGCAGCGGGTGCTGTAGCGAAACTGATTGCAAAAGAGGGGAAATCGGCCACATTAAAATTACCTTCTGGGGAGGTCCGTTTGATATCCAAAAACTGCTCAGCAACAGTCGGACAAGTGGGGAATGTTGGGGTGAACCAGAAAAGTTTGGGTAGAGCCGGATCTAAGCGTTGGCTAGGTAAGCGTCCTGTAGTAAGAGGAGTAGTTATGAACCCTGTAGACCATCCCCATGGGGGTGGTGAAGGGAGGGCCCCAATTGGTAGAAAAAAACCCACAACCCCTTGGGGTTATCCTGCACTTGGAAGAAGAAGTAGAAAAAGGAATAAATATAGTGATAATTTGATTCTTCGTCGCCGTAGTAAATAG
- the rpl23 gene encoding ribosomal protein L23, giving the protein MDGIKYPVFTDKGIRLLLKNQYTSNVESGSTRTEIKHWVELFFGVKVIAMNSHRLPGKGRRMGPIMGHTMHYRRMIITLQPGYSIPPLIKKRT; this is encoded by the coding sequence ATGGATGGAATCAAATATCCAGTATTTACAGACAAAGGTATTCGGTTATTGCTGAAAAATCAATATACTTCTAATGTCGAATCAGGATCAACTAGGACAGAAATAAAGCATTGGGTCGAACTCTTCTTTGGTGTCAAGGTAATAGCTATGAATAGTCATCGACTTCCGGGAAAGGGTAGAAGAATGGGACCTATTATGGGGCATACAATGCATTACAGACGTATGATCATTACGCTTCAACCGGGTTATTCTATTCCACCTCTTATAAAGAAAAGAACTTAA